From the genome of Variovorax sp. RA8, one region includes:
- a CDS encoding acyltransferase family protein gives MPRQEEQPHLAHPKYRPDIDGLRAIAVLSVVGFHAFPGWVKGGFIGVDIFFVISGYLISTIIFGSLAGEGFSYREFYARRIRRIFPALLVVMAATFAFGWYVLLADEFRQLGKHLLASAGFVVNLALWNEAGYFDTSAETKPLLHLWSLAVEEQFYIFWPVFLGLAWRFRGGQGRHLGTWMWVATGLSFLLNVYAVQRHPTATFYSPLPRMWELAAGALLAWNALRREPHRNWYRRELRSVSGLLLIGLGLVLITRGKSFPGWWALLPVLGACLCISAGPGAWLNRRLLGSRPMVWVGLISYPLYLWHWPLLAYARIVEGAEPDRTTRIAAVIASVLLAWLTYRFVELRLRRRRNEGVVRGLASGMVAVAVIGMVLTGRLLPPRNDDPGVQAIVAAGADWAYPDGLKETKVKGETVYTIGEGKERVLLLGDSHVEQFGPRAVELDRVAPDALKTLYFGTRGACPPVPHLFEDRDLACGPRREQLLKFAFSDDIDTVILGACWTCYFDIEETTPGSSAPPPPDHYYFLDLQGRHMLRGGDGVARSLVSLETLIGLLRAANKKVYLILNPPLSTNFEPRLLIHGSRLGTMTASTSPVSAPFPPTQKRLQEQLRQLAQRAGAVVLDPAPTVCISDDKCMLSAEGGDPVYKDGAHLRAGFVRKAATFLDPALVSAR, from the coding sequence ATGCCCCGACAAGAAGAACAGCCCCACCTTGCCCACCCGAAGTACCGACCGGACATCGACGGCCTGCGCGCCATCGCGGTGCTCTCGGTCGTGGGCTTCCATGCCTTCCCGGGCTGGGTCAAGGGCGGCTTCATCGGCGTCGACATCTTCTTTGTCATTTCCGGTTACCTGATCTCCACGATCATCTTCGGCAGCCTGGCCGGCGAGGGCTTCAGCTATCGCGAGTTCTATGCCAGGCGCATCCGGCGCATCTTCCCGGCGCTGCTGGTCGTGATGGCCGCGACCTTCGCGTTCGGTTGGTATGTGTTGCTCGCCGACGAGTTCCGCCAGCTGGGCAAGCACCTGCTGGCCAGCGCCGGCTTCGTGGTCAACCTGGCGCTGTGGAACGAGGCCGGCTACTTCGACACCAGCGCCGAGACCAAGCCGCTGCTGCACCTGTGGTCGCTCGCCGTAGAAGAGCAGTTCTACATCTTCTGGCCCGTGTTCCTCGGCCTCGCCTGGCGCTTCCGGGGCGGGCAAGGGCGCCACCTGGGCACCTGGATGTGGGTGGCGACGGGGCTGTCCTTCCTTCTCAACGTGTACGCGGTGCAACGCCACCCGACCGCCACCTTCTATTCGCCGTTGCCGCGCATGTGGGAGCTTGCCGCCGGCGCCTTGCTGGCGTGGAACGCGCTGCGACGCGAGCCGCATCGCAACTGGTACAGGCGCGAGCTGCGCAGCGTGTCCGGTCTGCTGCTGATCGGGTTGGGCCTGGTGCTGATCACCCGGGGCAAGTCCTTCCCGGGCTGGTGGGCGCTGCTGCCCGTCCTGGGCGCCTGTCTCTGCATTTCCGCGGGGCCGGGTGCCTGGCTCAACCGCCGACTGCTGGGGTCGCGCCCGATGGTGTGGGTGGGCCTGATCAGCTATCCGCTGTACCTGTGGCATTGGCCGCTCCTGGCCTACGCGCGCATCGTCGAGGGCGCCGAGCCCGATCGCACCACGCGCATCGCGGCCGTGATCGCCTCCGTGCTGCTGGCCTGGCTCACCTATCGCTTCGTCGAGCTCCGGCTGCGCCGGCGCCGCAACGAGGGCGTGGTCAGGGGCCTGGCCTCGGGCATGGTGGCGGTGGCCGTCATCGGCATGGTGCTCACCGGGCGCCTGCTGCCGCCGCGCAACGACGACCCGGGCGTCCAGGCCATCGTCGCGGCCGGCGCCGACTGGGCCTACCCCGACGGCCTGAAGGAGACCAAGGTCAAGGGCGAGACCGTCTACACCATCGGCGAGGGCAAGGAGCGCGTGCTGCTGCTCGGCGACAGCCATGTCGAGCAGTTCGGTCCGCGCGCCGTCGAGCTCGACCGCGTCGCGCCGGACGCGCTGAAGACCCTGTACTTCGGCACGCGCGGTGCCTGCCCGCCGGTGCCGCACCTCTTCGAGGACCGCGACCTGGCCTGTGGACCGCGCCGCGAGCAGCTGCTGAAGTTCGCCTTCAGCGACGACATCGACACCGTGATACTCGGCGCCTGCTGGACCTGCTACTTCGACATCGAAGAGACGACCCCGGGTTCCAGCGCGCCCCCGCCGCCGGACCACTACTACTTCCTCGACCTCCAGGGCCGCCACATGCTGCGCGGCGGCGACGGCGTGGCGCGTTCGCTGGTGTCGCTGGAGACGCTGATCGGGTTGCTGCGGGCCGCCAACAAGAAGGTCTACCTGATCCTCAATCCGCCGCTGAGCACGAACTTCGAGCCCCGGCTGCTGATTCACGGCAGCCGTCTCGGCACCATGACCGCCTCGACCTCGCCGGTGTCGGCGCCCTTCCCGCCCACGCAGAAGCGCCTGCAGGAGCAGTTGCGCCAGCTGGCGCAGCGCGCGGGCGCCGTCGTGCTGGATCCTGCTCCCACTGTCTGTATTTCCGACGACAAGTGCATGCTCAGCGCCGAGGGCGGCGACCCCGTCTACAAGGACGGCGCCCACCTGCGAGCCGGGTTCGTGCGCAAGGCGGCGACCTTCCTCGATCCCGCGCTCGTGTCGGCACGATGA